GTGGGCTTCTGGGCGATTGTGTTCGCTTTTGTGCTGCTCGAAATGGAGGCGCCCCCGGGTTCCCAAAGCCGTAGCTGTCCACGCCGCAACGTGGTGTCGTCGCATGGGTGGTTGTAGGAGACTGGGGGTGATAGATGCGAGATCTTAGACGGGTTTGCCACGTATGTAGCGAGTCCTGAGCCCTCTGTCATCTGTACAGAAGCCGTCCCAAGATGAGTGGGGTAAAACCCTGGACGCCATGGAAGCCGCCCTGCTTCTGGAGAAGAACTTGAACCAGGGCCTTTTGGATCTGCATGCCCTGGGTTCTGCCCGCGCAGACCCCCATGTGAGTACCCCCTTCATCCACATGTAACTGGGCAAATTTCCTTTTGAGCCTCGTTTCCCCCAACGTCGCACCGTTAATGTGTAACTGACCATATTTTCTCCTGTCCTGTCCCtcagctctgtgacttcctgGAGAATCACTTTCTAGATGAGGAGGTGAAACTCATTAAGAAGATGGGCGACCATCTGACCAATCTCCGTAGGCTGTCCGGCCCCCAGGCCGAGCTGGGCGAGTATCTCTTCGAAAGACTCACCCTCAAGCACGACTAGAAGTCTCTGGAGCCCAGCAGCCTTCGAGAGGGTCCCTCTGGCATTCCCCCCAGATGTCAGGGCTTGTGCCTGAGTCTCTCCTTGCAGCCACTAGGCAGCTTTTTAACCAACCTGGAGCCCTCTCCCAAGCCGTGgaccaaatgaaaacaataaagcttttttgCAGCAACTGGTGGTTTTGGGTGTGTGTGATATGAGGTGGTACCGATTTTCGCAAGGCTTCTTAGCTGTTCCGCCCCCACAGGGAGTGCTGTTGGCCCCACGTCTTTGCTGTTCTTCGCCAGATCTTccccagggggtggggtggggtagcaGGTTCTCTGCTTTGCTGGGCTGTCAACTGCCCCTCCTACAGGGGAGAGCCCAGACTCCCAAGGAGTCTAGCAAGACCTACTGTTGGTAGTTGGAAGGAGGCATTTAGAGACGATAAACAGTAACCAGAAACGGGCTCTGATGACTAATGTCCAGCAGCAGGAGCACAGAAAGTGCCAAGAGGTGCTGAGCTGGGGGTGTGGGGCTCAGCACAGAAATGGGATGTGAAACTTAGGGCTAA
The Lynx canadensis isolate LIC74 chromosome E2, mLynCan4.pri.v2, whole genome shotgun sequence genome window above contains:
- the FTL gene encoding ferritin light chain, with translation MSSQIRQNYSTEVEAAVNRLVNMHLRASYTYLSLGFYFDRDDVALEGVGHFFRELAEEKREGAERLLKMQNQRGGRALFLDVQKPSQDEWGKTLDAMEAALLLEKNLNQGLLDLHALGSARADPHLCDFLENHFLDEEVKLIKKMGDHLTNLRRLSGPQAELGEYLFERLTLKHD